A stretch of the Ostrea edulis chromosome 9, xbOstEdul1.1, whole genome shotgun sequence genome encodes the following:
- the LOC125660251 gene encoding uncharacterized protein LOC125660251: protein MNGRINADLIHLALLQQEQMLVELEIAKIVKRRRRRRRPRRYWVRSWLSADRRLQFGQYDTLLRELRMEDTNSFFNFMRMEPAMFDELLQRVGPRIQKKDTGWRKALEPGVKLAITIRHLASGDKYPCLMYNFRVAKNTIACLIPEVCQAICEEFQDEVIKCSTTPDEWSLIADEFKNRWNVPHACCALDGKHVTIRCPPNSGSLYHNYKHFFSVVLLALADADYKFLWIDCGGLGSMSDAQIFNECEQKQCLEDRAIGFPAPDPLPYDNEPMPYFILGDDAFGLRTYLMKPYIRKEV from the coding sequence ATGAACGGACGCATTAATGCTGATCTGATTCATCTGGCTTTACTTCAGCAAGAACAAATGTTAgttgaacttgaaattgcaaaGATAGTTAAAAGGCGGAGGCGCAGAAGAAGGCCAAGAAGATACTGGGTACGGTCATGGCTATCTGCAGATAGGAGGCTCCAGTTTGGACAGTATGACACTCTTCTGCGAGAACTCCGAATGGAAGACACCAATTCCTTTTTCAACTTTATGAGGATGGAACCAGCGATGTTCGATGAGCTGCTTCAGAGAGTTGGCCCTAGGATTCAGAAGAAAGATACAGGCTGGAGGAAAGCGCTAGAACCAGGTGTCAAACTTGCCATTACTATCAGACATCTCGCTTCAGGAGATAAGTACCCTTGTCTAATGTATAACTTCAGAGTGGCTAAGAATACGATAGCGTGTCTCATTCCTGAAGTTTGCCAGGCTATTTGTGAGGAATTTCAAGATGAAGTGATAAAATGTTCAACAACTCCAGATGAATGGTCTCTCATAGCAGACGAGTTCAAGAACAGATGGAATGTCCCACATGCATGCTGTGCCCTAGATGGCAAACACGTGACCATCAGATGTCCCCCGAACAGTGGCTCGCTTTACCACAATTACAAGCACTTCTTTTCCGTAGTGCTACTAGCACTGGCAGATGCTGATTACAAATTTCTATGGATTGACTGCGGAGGTCTTGGTTCTATGTCTGATGCTCAAATTTTTAACGAATGTGAGCAGAAACAGTGCCTCGAAGACAGAGCAATTGGATTTCCAGCGCCAGACCCACTTCCTTATGACAACGAGCCGATGCCCTACTTTATTCTGGGAGATGATGCATTTGGGTTGAGGACATATTTGATGAAACCTTATATTCGCAAAGAGGTCTAA